The Pieris napi chromosome 14, ilPieNapi1.2, whole genome shotgun sequence genomic interval GACGAGTGATGGCACTTCGAGACAAGAGCAAGGTGAATACAAGAACGACACTGAGCAGCAAGGTCTTCTGGTTAAGGGAAGCTACAAATACATAGCACCAGATGGTCAGCATATTTCTGTGTCTTTCGTAGCTGACAAAAACGGCTACCAACCCACGGAGCATACTGGAGATGAGCAACCTGCAGGGCAATAAAAAACCATCGCCGCCAATGCAATTCTGTCTAGTATAGACCCAGTATAGAAGTCATCAGATTCAATTGAAATACTCGTCCCACATTCATTAATTCGATAAACCAGTATTACAAGCTgctaaaaacattataatgattgtcttttgttttgtacgaataaaaaaaaacaaaagaacttGTCGCGTTGTACTTGCGTAGTATATAACGGAGGACGATATTATACCGGTGGTAAAAATTGATGAGCGTTATTCCAGCTCAATTTGTTGGTGATCATATAAACTCGTGTTACAACAGAATTGCACCCAATACCAAATcttatataatgtaaaacgGCTATGAAAATGTAAAGTACCTTTATAGCTTTAAGTATTGTACCATTATATTGTGTtcatgttaataataaatatactctAAGAACGTTTGCTGTTTTATACTTCTACCATGACCATTACAAGGATAATGAAGTAATGTGTCGTTGGGTTGATAGTAGATTGATCGATagtacttagggtccttcaagaaaagaacgtaccagttattaataggccggcaatgcacttgcaatctggcaatgtgaatgTCCATGGGGAAAGCTTAACATCGGGCGAAGCACCggctgttctataaaaaatatactcatttcaacagtttttttatcaactagcGAACTATCGGTACCTCCTAGTGGAAGTTTTCATAAGGAGATGTGAAAGTAATCAAAAAAGGGCGTATTCCTCACTCAAAGGCTGGCAACCCATCCACTAACAAAATGGCTGTCTATGAATAGTAGTTTATAGAAAGTAAAAGTGTGTTTGTTGTGTtgtgtttgtattttatagaaaaaaatactgagACTACATGTcgcatttttaaatatcatttatttataaccgagaaagattttaaaagataaaacgGTATGATTGAGTGCTTGCTTTAGTAGAAGGAgaaaatgtaaacaatgtGATTTAATACGTTAATATATAAGACGAAAAGAAAAACGAATGAATTCCactagtactacatagtagtaacctaaGTCAATATACTCTAATAAATTAtcactttattaaatattttgatactttaattttaatataatattcaagttAGGAATGCCATGACGTGGCACCCATAAAGACAGACGgaaacgtaaataaatttgCATTGGAGATGTGTAGATTCTAGGCCCGACAAAGAGGGAGGATGGAAACTGGAGAGACAGGAAAAAGAGGAGATCGAAGACTTGATAGCCGAATTCAACATAATTGGTGAAGCTACAGCCCAAAAGCTTTGTTGGACTAGTCATCTTGAGAGAATGGAGAAGATCGGAGTGTTAAAAAGACGGAAATCGTTAAACCGACCCAGCCTAGATATCGCTAGAAAGGCGTGGAGAAGTACTTACACGAGCTTCAAGTGCCCGATTTGcaatcttaaaaggccggcaacggactcgtgagccctctggcaatgagtgtccattggcggttgtatcacttaacatcaagtgagcctcctgcccgtttgcctaattttttattaaaaaagcatTAGCACACGATCGAGTAAGGTTCTTTTGTTTAGGAAGCCAAAGCTCACTATGGGTTGCTGAACTCGCGGTGTAAGTAAGTAGATAAGGACATAACATAGCTAACAAAACCCCTTTTCATTAATTACCAAATGCATGAGACTATTGTCGCGATGTCagtcaaaaatttttttatataatattactagtAGTACGCTGTTTTAACTATTACATGTAGCCTAAAGTCTGAAGCCGATTATAAAGCAAGCCgatttaaaatcaaatgcTGATTTGATTTTGAagtttaatttcttaattcgTACCTGACTCCTTAATGAGATACAAAACTCAACAACTTTATATTATTCGTACAGATATGCAAAttgcatttataatataatcaaaaatgttgtgatttttgtattttaaagtatttgctTTAATAATCATATGTATCtaactaacaataaataataataaaaacgccCCAACCAGTATTATGaataagataatttaaatatgtgaaTTTAAAAGGCTTGAGATTCTTATCTACATCATTTTATTTTGCTCATTATGTGTTTGCTTGAAATGTTTTAGACAAAATTCCTTTAACaggtataatttataacgACCTTGAGCATTATTTcaggtattatttaatttatagaccAACTGAATTGTATTGACTGTACTCACGAAACTTGAGATATTgccaaattaaaatattgtagtaAAAAGTATCTTCATAAAGAGAAGCCAGAAATTGATACCCGGCGTAAGAATGATTGTTTTGGAATCAGAAAATATAGCAGgcatttaaacatttatttaaaaaccttatcggaattacttcagtgggtagctggttccacatagtggtagtgCGTGGCAAatctgccttaagaaacgacgGCCATCGAGGTGATATGGATGGTATTTTATATTCCGCCTTGATCCGATGTGAACACTCTCCAACTTTGTAAAACATAGATAGATACATTTGTAAACAGCACAACTAGCCAAACGAGAACTTTTATGAGAGTTTTTCTCACATGCGTTGACATGTCAACAAGCCTTTTACAGTCAAATATTTGGGTTACCTTATGTAAATATAACCGCTAAAACAAgaaaatgattatttattaccaaAGATGACCACGTTATCGCCTAGAGCGGTGTAAAATATGATTGACAACCGACATGATTTATGTATGtagtgtatatatttaaacaagataatataatatatggtgGCATTGTTATATGGTTTTGAAATATTGAAgagaaaacttctttagcggcgttgtacacttttatttattttatttatttatttataacttttttggAGTGGGTTAAAAATGTGTAGctcgcgtcaggacaaattcgtaagacggatgtttttttaaaggattatgAACCTTCGTGCTGTATACTTacggttttaattcatttgtctctttcctcAGATACATTGATGCATGTGGAATTGGACCTTAAGTCAATACATCAAGGTTTATGATCGAAAATTAGTAAGACaaatggagagtagacagctggcgccgcgtatttaatgaaatataaattgtcatgtttgcttacgatagcgcaataaaaaCTAGTAAAGGTAGCGagaatatgaataatatttatgtcaatCTGAATAGACTTTAAATGCCATAAAAATCGTGATATTTTGATGATGAAGTAATGAACgtgtacaaatattaattatattttggtaattaaaatatatctttttgattaattaaaatcaattttagaTTTCATCTATCTACTTCGTAATGCACGATTAGGTAATTTGTCAAGACATGCCAGTTACAAGATGTTTACCTTCACCATAAGAGCAAGTGTTAATTGGGCACAGAGAAAGACAATCTATTGGTCTAGCCAGTTTTTGAAGGCGTGACCTTGGGGTTCAAACCAGGTAAATACTGATCGATAGgacaaattatttactttgttacaacaaaaaacaacTTCCAGATTTTATATACTTTCCGCTATCAACAGTTTGGAGAAGTTCAGATCAGAAAGGTTGTGTGCGGTAtgcctatttaaaaaaaacaggtgcactacaacctttttaggtctcagatttctgtatctgtttcatgatcatttgtcaatctgaTCAAATAGgctaataggtgatcagcctcctgtgcctgacatacgccgtcgagtttttgggtctaaggcaagctggtttactcacgacgttttccttcactattcgagcgaatgttaaaggcgcacatagaaagaaatgccattggtgcacagctggggatcgaacccatgacctcagggatgagtttTGCACGTTAATGCCACTGATTACCGATACATTTTTCGTTCTATAAGAGCAAATAGGAAAGGAAATCAgtatgtcttagacccaaaatcgATCACATGAAAGAAGGCcgatcatttttcaaaaagtgAGTCATGCCCCGTGATCAGTGGGATAGGGAAAATcataagaaagaaaaatatttggcacataatattaatttctttaagaaaaaatacattatttattgggAACCAGTAGGAAGAACACGTATTTGAGGCTTGTAGCCTTTATCGTCAGCTGTGAAGGTGACTTCGTATGTCAGACCGTCTGGAGCTGGGTAGGAGTAGGAGCCCTGGATTCCAATGCCTTGGTGGTCACCAACTGTTATAAGCTGGGCTTGTTCCTTACGCGACACACCGTCACTtgttttaaatctgtaatattaagtgtactttaaatataacaatccAAACAATCCGCCTCATTGACTTTACTTTGATttctatcaaaataattactgtttcaagattttatttagtttttttctcaTTAAAATGATATCTGTTATACTTTTTTACGTTTTCCATTTTCCAATTAACAATCTTATAagtaaactagctgacccagcaaacgtcgtttgccatgtatattatttctataaatcatttttttagttcaataacaataactatctgctataataaaaaataggggttgttCGTAGAGGGtcgacaattaagggttgtatgtatttttgtatgctgtatcatgaataaataaaaacaaaaagttttgtctaaaaaataaaaaatacatttttgggGGATGAATGTATGATATAATAGAatgatgttgtccgattctcagacttactgaatatgcataaacaatttcataagaatcggtcgagccgtttcagaggagtatgggaacgatcATTGCGACtctagaattttatatacatattagacaatataaaattatcaaaagaAAATGGCAGTATTCAATTATATCTTACAcaagaaaacatttaattaacttacTCGAAATCATATCCGTTTTCTCTAACAAAGGATCTTTCAGTTAGAATTTCCACTTTATCTTCTGCGGTGGCGACCGCAGCAACTATGACGAAACTAATTACGAataatttctgtaataaacatattattttaatcattttcatGACTGAGACTGACATGTACTAAAGaaacttattacttattccttttttaaatatcataaatatatagcGAAACCTACAATCTTCAGTTACAAATCAGTACGATGACGCGATTCCCTGAATCGCATTCAATTCGCTTCCACTGGGACCTTAGAGCCACTCATTGGTCAGACTAGTCGAAGATCCTcactgcgagcggaacggacccattacggactccgctatactcgtaACGATGATATTCATACATGTGCTTCCACCAAAGCGGAGAGAGCGAGTTGAAAGAGTCACATATGAGGTTAGCGAGTTGACCGAGTTTCCCACggaaatgaaaatgtatgaaaatcatcgttacgagtatagcggacccgtaatgggtccgttccgctcgcagtggaaggcgggAATTTAGGTTGAGGGGAACCGTCCACAAACGAAATCGATAAAGGAGAtacataatagtaataattcctaatttaggctgaaaatggtaatgaacaaaaaacactggtattattgtgaaaaagtgtgggttgctcgatagacgaaaaatatggcacagagcgccccacgctttttcacaataataccagtattttttgttcattaccattttcagcctaaattaggaattatttttcactttttagtttgatgtgctttaaaagcgtgttttttatt includes:
- the LOC125056038 gene encoding endocuticle structural protein SgAbd-6-like; this encodes MMKITIFALAALACSLALPQDGQTQQAPVEIVKQDSEVDVNGYNFDFETSDGTSRQEQGEYKNDTEQQGLLVKGSYKYIAPDGQHISVSFVADKNGYQPTEHTGDEQPAGQ
- the LOC125056208 gene encoding endocuticle structural glycoprotein SgAbd-5-like, producing the protein MSLKLFVISFVIVAAVATAEDKVEILTERSFVRENGYDFEFKTSDGVSRKEQAQLITVGDHQGIGIQGSYSYPAPDGLTYEVTFTADDKGYKPQIRVLPTGSQ